In the Aster yellows witches'-broom phytoplasma AYWB genome, TTTAATTTAAAAATTCTTATATTTGTTAATTTTTTAAATAATAATCTTATTATTTAAATTTATTATTTTTATTGCTTGTTGATTGTTAAAAAAATTAAATAATTCCTAAAAAAGAAAATAAATCAACACCTATTATTTATCATCAGTCTCAGTTCAGAGTTAGTTCTTTTATTATTTTCAGATTCTTGAACTTTATCGTTGTTCTGTTTATCTTGAAAAAGAGATAAAGTTTTTCTTTTTGGGTTGAAGTGAAGGATTAAATAGTTACTACCTGGGACTTTGTGAATTTGTTTTTCTAAGCTTACATACAAATATAATTGACTATCATCTGCTCTATTGGCTATGGTCATATCATAAGTATCGCCATCTTCATGCCGCCTATCAAAAGGATGACGGTTTTTGACGAATGGGCGAGGTCGGTGGGTTTTTTTTGGATTTAGGAGGCGATCTTTTATGGTCATCAATTCAAAAGGTCCGATATTGGTTTTTTATCTGACTTTTGTTGATAATAACCGATTCCATTAAAGGTGTATTTGGCTTAAATCATGGTGCATTTTTTTATTAACTTCATACCATTCTTCAATGTTTTCGAATTTGGTTTTATTTAAAATAGGAATTTCTTCGCGGCGGCGATAATTTTTGTAGTCAAAGGTTTGAATAGGCTACTATAGATTTTTATTTGGGGAATTTATAGTTTTTTGAATTTCATCATATCTAATTCTTTTTTGTCTTCTAAAACTTATTTAGTTGCTTCATGGGCTTTTTGTTCGTCTTTGGTTTATTATTTGAGTTTATTGATTTCATGACGGAGTTCGGCGTTTTCTAAAGCTTTAATAATTCCTTCAAAAAGGGGGGTAGGTGATAACTTCTGATAATAAATAAGAAAATAAAGGATTAAAAATTATTTTAATTTAATAGTATTTTTTTCTTAGAAATATCTAATTTTTATTATAACATATTTTTGCATTTATAAAACATAAAAAAAAAAAAAATATACCTTTATCTTTCTTTTTTTAATAACAAAAATTGGATTAAACAGAATAAATGTTATATTTTATTTTTAAGGATTAATATAATTGATTAAAACAAATTAGAAAATGACCGTCTAGCAATTGATGAAATCATGACTAAATTAAAAAAATTAGCCATCGAATTAAACATTGTTATTATCATTTTATCTCAATTTTCAAGAGATACATACAGCAATTATCAAGGTAAATCAACAGAAATAACAGCTTTAAAAGGAAGTGGCGGAATTGAAACTAACTCAGATATCGTCTTAATGATGTCTGAATTCAAACCCAAACTATCCAAAGACAAAGAAAAGCCCATAAATATATATAATTCAACCTTAGAAGAACTATATTCAGACTATAATGACGATTAAAATCAAAAAATAATCGAAGTATGTATCAAAAAAAATAGAAGTGGTACCAAAAAAACCTTAATTTATCACTTTGAAATGACCACTCAAACCTTCCAAGAAATCGGTTATGTTTTACCTTATAAAATAGAAACTTATTATTAATCAAAAAAACTAGGAGTTAAAATAAATGAATTTTCAAGAAAAAATAAAAAATATTCAAATCAACTTCCCTATGTCAGTTTTATTAAAAAAATTAAATATAATACCACCAAAATTCAATCCCAAATATCGTTTTCCTTGTCCCATTCATCAAGGGATTTTTGTAGGCGATTACTGAGTTTTTTCAAAATATTGTTTCTTTTAAAAAAAATCTTTTTCTTATTATTTATATAATAGCATTAATAATTTCAATAATTTAAAGTTTTTTTAAGTTTTTGTAATTTATAAATAATTTTATTTATTTTTTTCCAACAACAAAAGCCGTCTAATAATTAGACAGCAAAATTAATTAAAAATATTTAATTTAAACTAATTTAATCAAATTAAATTAAGGAGAAAGTTGAAAACTTTGAATATAATTATTTTCAAGATATCTATACCAATATTGACATTCAACTTTATTTAATATTTTAATATCTTTTTTTTCATAATCTTTTTTAAGTTTTAATTTAAGTTTTTGTAATTTAAAATATTTTTTAAAATTCTTATTAAGAAAATAATTTTTTGGTTGAATACTAGATAAATTTAAACTAAAATAATTAGAATTTTGAACTTGGTTTGGAGTCATATAAGATTTAAACAATAAAGTTAAATTATGTGGAATTTTAATATTTCTTCCATTAATTATTTTTTTAATATTCCATTCAAATATATTAGAAAAAATAAAATTAACAATTGGAAATGAACTTAATTCTATTTCTTTAATTATATCGTAAGGAAATAATGCCAAAAAAGATTCTTGAGGACAAGAAAAACATGTGCGAGAAAATCCAAACAAATGACGACTATAAAAATCAATTCCTTTATTAGGATTTGATTCAATTTGTTTATCATTTTTAGAAACATATTTACTAACATATGAAACAACTTTATTAATATAATCTTTTTTATCAAAAGCGCCTTTATAAAAAACTTTACATTTACTAATTTCAATTTTTTCAAATATTATAGGCGATTAAAGAACCATTAAAAAAAATACCAACTTTTAAGTTGGTTTCCTTAAATAATTAATTTCAAAAATTTAATTGTTTGATTTCGTTTGTTGATAAGTTTTTCTGGTCTATTAATTTTTGTTCTTTGTTTTCTAATTCTATTTGTTTTTGTTCAATTTCAATTTTTAATTGATTTACATCTTTAATATTTGAAGCTAATTATTTTTCTAAAGTTGTTATTTTTTCTTTTGAAAAAATCAACTCATTATCTTTTTTTACTATTAATTCATTCTGGTTTGTAATATTATTTTTTATTACTTCGATTTCTGATTGTAATTTGTTTTTTTCTTCTTCGGATAAATCTTTAGTTTGTTGGAGTGTTATTTCTTTAGTTTTAAGTTGAGATTGTAATTCAATTATTTTTCCTTCAAGGGATAATTTTTCTAGTTGTTGAGCTTGAAGGTTAATGTTTAAATATCCCTTTTCGGTTTCTAAAATCTTTTGTTTTTCTCTTTCTTGTTGAATTATTTTTTCTATTTGTTGTTGAAGTTCAGGATTCCATAAACTTTTTGTATTTTTTTCTTTTTTGGTTTGAGTTTGGTTGTTGAGGGGTTTGTTTAGAATCCCTTAATTCAGTTGTTTTTTTAATTCTTTGGTTTTTTCTATTCTTTCATTAATTTTTTGTTCAATTTCTTTTGGGGTTTTTCCTTCTTGAGAAAGTTTTGTTGCATATTCTGTTAACTCTTTTTTTTAGTTTTGATTCTTCTGTTGCTTTGATAGCATCTAAATCATAAACTTCTACTAAATTTGGGGGTGGAGTTTTGGCTTTGGGTGTTGGTTTCGTTAAAATATCCAATCATTCAAATATAAATACCTGTTGCAATTAATATTGTTAAACCTATGCAAGGTCCTATAACTGGTATTCCAAGACAAGATAAACCCAAAATGAGGCCAAATGCAATAATAATACTATTAAATATGTAAGGAATTAGTTTCAAAGGAAATCCTAACCATTCTAAAAAATTCTTACAGCGTTCATTTATATAATGAGCAAAATCTTTGGTTTTTTCCCAAGCAGCTTTAGCCATTGGTCCAATTTTAGCTGCTGTTTCAGGGAAGAATTTAGAAATTATTAACCATATTGCCCCTCCAATTAGTGTGATTAGTAATAAAGTAAGGATTGGTTTTGTTATTTTTTTGATTATTTTTACAAACCAATTATCTTGTTTTTGTTGGGTTTCAACAATTATTTTTGGAGGTTTTGGATTGTTTTTGGTAATTTGTTTTGAAGGTTTTTTGATTATAGGTGATTTTGTAATTGTTTTTATTTGAGGTTGATTTATTTTTTGATTTTTTTATAGGTATTTTGGTTGGTTTTTGAGTTGGTGGTTGTTTAATAAGGGATTTTGTTTTGGGTTTTTTTACATTGGGTTTATTTGGTGGTTTTGGTTGGGATTTTTTTGTGATAATTATTTTTTTAGCCATATGATTTTACTCGCTTTCTTTATTTGTTTCATTTAATTTATTGATTATTTCTTTGTTTTCGTTATTTCTTTTAAATCTTTTTTCATTTTTTTCTAATTCATCAATTAATTTATCTAAATTTTTATTAATTTTATCAAATCTTTCTTGAAATTCATCAATAAAAACAGGACGATTATAAATTAAACCATTATTTATTTCAACAAATTCAATAAAATCACTAGTTTCAATTAATAAACCATCAAAAGTTATTAAATTATAATAATTTAATTTTTCATAATACAAATTTAATAACAATTCAAAAGATTTTTTTAAAAAGTAAAAAGTGTCTAAACTTTTGGAACACCTCAGGTTTTACAACCGAAACAACAAAAACAAGGTTTTAGAAATTTTGGAAGAAAATGATGCAGTTACTAAAGAAGTTGTAAAAGAAACTAAAGACAGAGTTAAATAACAAAATTTTTACTAAATCTTACACAACATATGAACTTTAAAAGAAAAATACGACCAAACATTTCAAAAATTACAAGAAAAAGAAAAAAAAGAAGATAAAACTAAAGACCAAAAAAAACAAGATAATAAATAAAAACTTTTAAACAATTATAATAATTAATAAATTAAACTAACTTAACTGGCTTTTTTCTTTTTTTATGTTATAATATTATTTAATAGCAATCATTAATCGCTTAATGATTGCTATTACAAAGAAGGAAAGGTGTATAACACGACAAATGAAAACAAATAATTTAAGTAAGAAGAGCAAATCTCTTTTAGTTTTTAGTTTATTATTTTTGGTTAGTTTATTTTTTATTTTTAATATTATTAATAGCAATATTATGGCAAATGGAGCAGATGAAGAAACTCCAAAAGATACAGCAGTTGATGATACATTATCAAAATTAGTTAATGAAGCAGTTGATGCGGAAGTATCTCAATGGGTTAAAGATGAAGATAAAGATGCAGTTACTAATAAAGTTGATAAAACTGAATTAGTAAATGATGCAAAAGTTTTACAACAAGTTAAAGATAAAGTTACAACTTTTGCAGCACAAGTTAAAAAAACTTTTGTTGAAAAAGAATTAAATCAAGTATTAAAAAGTTCAGAAGTTAAAACAACGTTTAAAACAAATGTAACAAAAAAAGTTAAAACTGCTATTAAAGTTTTATTTGATGAAAAAGTAGTTGCTTTATTGAAAGAAGATGAAGAAGAAGAAGTTAAAACTGCTATTAAAGGCAAAGCTCCAATTGTAGAAAACAAATTAACAAAAACTGTTGATGAATTAGCAAAAGAAGCTATTAAAGCTTTAGTTCAAGACAAAGCAGTTACTTTGCTTGATGCAAATACAGAAAAAACAGTTAAAGATGAAGTTAAATCTGAAGTTAAAGAAGTAACTCAAAAACTTGATAAAAAAGTTGCTGAATTAGCTCAAGAAGCTAAAACTGCAGGAACAGAAGATAAAGTTGCAAAAGATACAGTAGTTAATGATGTATTATCAAAATTAGTTAATGAAGCAGTTGATGCGGAAGTATCTCAATGGGTTAAAGATGAAGATAAAGATGCAGTTACTAATAAAGTTGATAAAACTGAATTAGTAAATGATGCAAAAGTTTTACAACAAGTTAAAGATAAAGTTACAACTTTTGCAGCACAAGTTAAAAAAACTTTTGTTGAAAAAGAATTAAATCAAGTATTAAAAAGTTCAGAAGTTAAAACAACGTTTAAAACAAATGTAACAAAAAAAGTTAAAACTGCTATTAAAGTTTTATTTGATGAAAAAGTAGTTGCTTTATTGAAAGAAGATGAAGAAGAAGAAGTTAAAACTGCTATTAAAGGCAAAGCTCCAATTGTAGAAAACAAATTAACAAAAACTGTTGATGAATTAGCAAAAGAAGCTATTAAAGCTTTAGTTCAAGACAAAGCAGTTACTTTGCTTGATGCAAATACAGAAAAAACAGTTAAAGATGAAGTTAAATCTGAAGTTAAAGAAGTAACTCAAAAACTTGATAAAAAAGTTGCTGAATTAGCTCAAGAAGCTAAAACTGCAGGAACAGAAGATAAAGTTGCAAAAGATACAGTAGTTAATGATGTATTATCAAAATTAGTTAATGAAGCAGTTGATGCGGAAGTATCTCAATGGGTTAAAGATGAAGATAAAGATGCAGTTACTAATAAAGTTGATAAAACTGAATTAGTAAATGATGCAAAAGTTTTACAACAAGTTAAAGATAAAGTTACAACTTTTGCAGCACAAGTTAAAAAAACTTTTGTTGAAAAAGAATTAAATCAAGTATTAAAAAGTTCAGAAGTTAAAACAACGTTTAAAACAAATGTAACAAAAAAAGTTAAAACTGCTATTAAAGTTTTATTTGATGAAAAAGTAGTTGCTTTATTGAAAGAAGATGAAGAAGAAGAAGTTAAAACTGCTATTAAAGGCAAAGCTCCAATTGTAGAAAACAAATTAACAAAAACTGTTGATGAATTAGCAAAAGAAGCTATTAAAGTTTTATTTGATGAAAAAGTAGTTGCTTTATTGAAAGAAGATGAAGAAGAAGAAGAAGTTAAAACTGCTATTAAAGGCAAAGCTCCAATTGTAGAAAACAAATTAACAAAAACTGTTGATGAATTAGCAAAAGAAGCTATTAAAGCTTTAGTTCAAGACAAAGCAGTTACTTTGCTTGATGCAAATACAGAAAAAACAGTTAAAGATGAAGTTAAATCTGAAGTTAAAGAAGTAACTCAAAAACTTGATAAAAAAGTTGCTGAATTAGCTCAAGAAGCTAAAACTGCAGGAACAGAAGATAAAGTTGCAAAAGATACAGTAGTTAATGATGTATTATCAAAATTAGTTAATGAAGCAGTTGATACGGAAGTATCTCAATGGGTTAAAGATGAAGATAAAGATGCAGTTACTAATAAAGTTGATAAAACAAAAATAACAGCTAAAGGCAAATTTGCAAATGTAACTCAAAAACTTGATAAAAAAGTTGCTGAATTAGCTCAAGAAGTTTTTAAAACATACAAAGATAAAACTAAATTACTAGTTGCATTAGGTGTTTTTTTAGCGCTTTTAGTTTTTGCAGCTTTTGTTCTTTATTTTATAAAAAAAAACAAAAAGCTAATTAAATAATTAAATATATTTTTAAACTAAAAAAACTACCTAAATTAGGTAGTTTTTTATTATATTTCACACATTTTTTGCATAATAACAAAAACGCCAACACGTTTTTTTAGACAATTTTAAAGACAAAAGTTGTCTAAAAAAACGGAACAGCGCAACTTTTTAGGCCAAATAAAGACTATCTTACAACATCAACATCCTTTTTTATTTCAAAAAACAAACAAAAAATATTAATTTTTATACTTTACAAACAAAACATATTATATTATAATATATATGTAAATATATATAATATTTGTGGAACTAAAAATTCCTAACCACTTTGATTACTAACACATCAATTTATACTCTATTTCTACCACTACTTCACATAGTGGCTTTTATTTTATATTTTTATCTAAAAATGTATTTAAAACATTAAATAACTTTTTTAAAAAACGAGTTAAAGCAGTAAACAATCCCAAATTTCAATCCTAGGGAGGATAAAAAATGAATGAAAACGAATAAAAATTAAACAAAACTATATTAGTACAAATAAAAACTTTTTAAAAGTGATTTATTTTAACTGGGGATTTGGTATTGCAATTAAAAATTTTCTAATTCACTCCCAAACTTTAGAAATCCCAATTATAGATAATTTTCCGGAAAAAGAAAAAGAATACAACAATATAGAACAATTTTTAAATAGACAAACAGCTGATTCGTTGTTTGAATTAACAATTTTATCCCACAAAGACCAAAAAACTAACTATGCATGGTCTTTACAATATCTTTATGTTCCACAAGATTTTTTGAACCAACTAAACACCTATTAACAACAATTTTTAAGAGCAAAATGGTACAAAACAAAAACCAACAAGTCCCACAAACTCAAACATACACTTCAACCCAAACAACTGCCAAACAACCAAAAAGACTAAATTAAAGATTTTTTAAAAGTAATTTCCCCTGGACAAACTAGAAATATTAAAATGAATAAAACCAAATGCCCAAACAAGTTAGATAAGTACGAAAACCCCACTAAAACTAATTTTAAAAAAAGGCTTAAATTTTTATTTACTTGGCAAATGACCTAGCCTATATTAAATAATTTCTAACCAAATACAAGTGGGGTTTGGGTTATAGGATTAAAACCAAAAGACAAAAAAAGAAAATGTATTTCTTATAAAAAAAATTACGGAATTTCAAATGAGTTTGTAGTTAAAAAAGAAAATAAAATATACTTATATTGACACAAATGGAAAAAATACTACAAATTAGCAATTAAAGCCCCTCAAAAAACTAAATTTGATGATTGTATAGTAATTAATTTTGTAGTAAAACTTAGTAAAATACAACAAAAAGGGTTTTAAAACCTTACAAATAAACTAAAAAAACCAATTTCACTTTTGAAAAGTTTCAAAAAATGTGTCAATTAATTTCTGAAAATATTTAAAAATAAAAAAAATTGCAAATTTGAAAAAAATAACTCTAATTTTATTAAAAAAACATTTTAAAAATCAAAAAAAGATAAAATTAGGGTTTATTAAAAAAGGGATAAACTACAAAATAGGCTATTTTTATCCTATTTTTGTCTAAAAAAACCATAAAAATAGTATATTTGATATATTAACATAACATTTTTCCTTTGATTTTATAACTATTTTTACATGATAATTTATTATAATTGAGTTTGGTTACCTTTTTTATAAAATTTAAGTATATTTTTATGTTTCAACTCATAATATATTTGATAATTTGAATTAAATTGGATTGGAGGAGTTTTTATGGATTTTTTAAAAATTAAAAGTGTGCGTCAATTTTGTGCAAATCATGAAATACAAAACAACATTTTAGAAGCAATTTTGGGTACAGTTTTCCAAGCACCCTCTGCTTTTAATTTACAACCATGGCGTTTTTTTGTTTTTAAAGGCGAAAAGAGTAAACAAAAAATAGCTCCTTTTTTATATGGTAACAAAACTCAATTAGAAACTTGTTCTGCTATGATTTTGTTGTGTTGCGATACTCAAAAAAATACCTTAGCTGAAAAAATTTATCAACAAGAATTTTTAAAAAAACAAATATCTGATACAACCAAATTACAAATAATTACAAAAATTGATGATTATTACAAACAAATTTCCCAATCAAAACTAAAAAATGAGTTATTTTTAGAAGGTGGTATCGGAGCGTTGCAATTGATGTTAGCTGCTAAAAAATATGGTTATGATGTTTGTCCTATGGGAGGGTTTAACGCAAAAAAAATCAATGAAGGACTAAATATTGATTTTCAATATTTGCCTGTATTGTTGGTTGCTATTGGGAAATCACAAGAAAAACCCAAAAATAAAGCTTTTCGAATGGATTGTAAAGATTTTATTTTTTGGATGTAGTTAAAATTGCAAAAAATAACTGTATTAAAACACTAAAAAATTAAAATATTCACAAAAATAACATTATGGCTGACTTAAAAAGTTGGTCTTTTTTTTATAAAAAGGCATTTTTTTATTTAATAAATAATTTAATAGTTAATTTCTATAAATTGAGGTATTTTTGCTGAATTAACTTGTTTGTATAAAACAGAAAAACATTGCAATTCTTGTTGCTTAGATAAAAAAGTATTTTGAACAATTTTATTAAGATAAAAAAAAAAAAAACAGCATGAGCCAAATCATTTTTAATATTTCTTTCATATTTCAAATAAAAACCTAGAAAAAGATTAGCAAAAAAAATCTCCTGTACCTGCAATATCAATGTTTTTTCTTTGTTATAGGACTGCACCAAATATTTTTTAGTATTTAGAAAACAATAGATTATATTCCTTAATATAATCTATTGTTTTGCTATCAGGATTATAATAAAATGTACGACTATAATCTTTAATTAAACAACATTTTTCATAATTTTTTTTAATAGTTCCATCATCTCTATAAATAATTTTTTTGATTTTTACAATTCTTTTTTTATTATTTAACTATTAATAAATAACCTTTTGAAGCAAAATAAACAGCAGCAGAATAACAAGACCTAATTTAGGTGAAAACCAATATTGAAAAAAATCCTAAAGTTAATTTATTTATTCTAAAAGATTTTTTACTGGAATAATAACGTCTGTAATTTCAAGCCATTTTAATCTCTTTTTTTTATTTTTTTTATAAATAGGGTGGCAATTTGTTCAATTATCACCTATTCTTTCAAGTCTTTTAGTTTTGATATTTTTTCATTATTATTTTAGTTTGAAAAAAATAAGTTTATTATCGCAAATGCTTTAAAAATTTTAAATAATTTCAAAATAATAATATTAATTTTGATATAATAAAGTTAATGAAAACAAACAAAAAAACAAATATTCCAAAAATCAACAAACAAAGCAAGAAAATAAATTTTTTTACAAAAAAATAAAATAAATAAAATGAAAAAAGCCAAATTCAAACCTGAAAAATAAAAACACTATTAAATTGGATAAAAAATCAAAAAAAACAATTCAATAAACGGAAGCAATTTAAAATGTCAATTCTTTTAGAAAAAATAAAAACTTTACCGCCCAATCCTGGTTGTTATCTTTTTAAAAACACAAAAGACACAATCATTTATGTTGGTAAAGCCAAAAATTTAAAAAAACGCGTCCAAAGTTATTTTACCAAAAGAAACAACTTAAAAACAGCGATGTTAATTGAAGAAACCCAAGACTTTTTCTACATTATTACTAACAACGAACAAGAAGCCTTAATTTTAGAAGCTAACTTAATCAAAACACACACTCCTAAATATAATTTCAAACTTTTGGATGACAAAACTTATCCTTATATTGAAATTACCAAAGAAAAACACCCACAATTAAAAATTTCACGATTCAAACAAATTCCTCCAGGAAAAATAATTTTTGGTCCTTATCCCAATCTTAAAAGCACCAAAGAAACCTTAAAATTGTTGCATCTTTTGTATCCTTTAAGGAGATGTCAGTTAGCATCAAAAAAACCGTGTCTTCATTTTCACATCAATCAATGCCTCGGCGCTTGTGCAGGAAAAACAATTAATTATAAGCCTAATATTGATGCAATTACTAAATTTTTAAAAGGCAATATCAAAGATATTTTAAAAAAATTACACCATTTAATGCAAAAAGCCAGCGAAAAAATGTTTTATGAAAAAGCCCAAGAATACCGCGACATTATTGATTCAATCAAACAGACCACAAAAAAACA is a window encoding:
- a CDS encoding DUF2963 domain-containing protein, which codes for MVKIKKIIYRDDGTIKKNYEKCCLIKDYSRTFYYNPDSKTIDYIKEYNLLFSKY
- a CDS encoding nitroreductase family protein, which translates into the protein MDFLKIKSVRQFCANHEIQNNILEAILGTVFQAPSAFNLQPWRFFVFKGEKSKQKIAPFLYGNKTQLETCSAMILLCCDTQKNTLAEKIYQQEFLKKQISDTTKLQIITKIDDYYKQISQSKLKNELFLEGGIGALQLMLAAKKYGYDVCPMGGFNAKKINEGLNIDFQYLPVLLVAIGKSQEKPKNKAFRMDCKDFIFWM